The proteins below are encoded in one region of Alistipes communis:
- a CDS encoding tetratricopeptide repeat protein: MRKGITGVLLALALTIGAGSRAQYDRDYFYYVGRSFMIDNNFEDAIRTLNILLRFDDDAYEGYFLRGIAKYNLDDLLGAEADFTTAIEKNPVFTTAFTYRAITRSRLGNYDDALSDFAEAIELRPDLPNAYYSRGVTRLLNQQFREAIDDFDKFIRQENKVSDAYLNRGVCYLYLKDTTQAYADFETAIRTNRENPMSYNRRGELEMKQQRYKEAEADFDMAIRCDSNYLLSYFNRAIVYSSTNRPMQSLADFDRVLQLDSTNSLTYFNRAIVRSQIGDYNRALEDYDKVAFYSPENVLVYYNRAGIQAQLGNIESAVEDYSKAIELYPDFANAYLNRSRLRYLLKDESGSRRDRDIAQRKIAEYKTRLSDSTYSIYADTTHRFDRLLSFDANVAGSTFGRIASKSADNRLALLPLFRFTLRTPDSLSTVTAGRYHSQREADFRRRIDNRYLTLTARESNVPADSLVMLDKRYARELMAEPASWELLFQRGITQTLIKQYTNAVGTFTSAIDQYPANPFLYLNRSTTRAEMIDFISSIDNSYQRITIESDPAKRLQNSQSRTYNYDEAIADLNKAAKLYPDFPYTYYNRANLMALSGKLPEAYNDYTKAIELNPAFAEAYYNRGLVQIFMKDTRKGCLDMSKAGELGIPEAYEILKQYTALDR; the protein is encoded by the coding sequence ATGCGAAAAGGAATTACGGGCGTATTGCTGGCCCTCGCGCTGACGATCGGCGCCGGCAGCCGTGCGCAGTACGACAGGGACTATTTCTACTACGTCGGCCGCTCGTTCATGATAGACAACAACTTCGAGGACGCGATCCGCACGCTCAACATCCTGCTGCGTTTCGACGACGACGCCTACGAAGGTTATTTCCTGCGCGGCATCGCCAAATACAACCTCGACGACCTGCTGGGCGCCGAGGCCGATTTCACCACCGCCATCGAGAAGAATCCGGTCTTCACCACGGCCTTCACCTACCGCGCCATCACCCGCTCGCGGCTGGGCAACTACGACGACGCGCTCTCCGACTTCGCCGAAGCGATCGAGCTGCGCCCCGACCTGCCCAACGCCTATTACAGCCGGGGCGTCACGCGGCTGCTGAACCAGCAGTTCCGCGAAGCGATCGACGACTTCGACAAATTCATCCGGCAGGAGAACAAGGTTTCGGACGCCTATCTCAACCGCGGCGTCTGCTACCTCTACCTCAAAGATACGACGCAGGCCTACGCCGATTTCGAAACGGCGATCCGCACCAACCGCGAGAATCCGATGAGCTACAACCGCCGCGGCGAGTTGGAGATGAAACAACAGCGCTACAAGGAGGCCGAAGCCGATTTCGACATGGCGATCCGCTGCGATTCGAACTACCTGCTCTCCTACTTCAACCGCGCCATCGTCTATTCGAGCACCAACCGGCCGATGCAGTCGCTCGCCGACTTCGACCGCGTGCTGCAACTCGACTCGACCAATTCGCTCACCTACTTCAACCGCGCCATCGTCCGCTCGCAGATCGGCGACTACAACCGTGCGCTGGAAGACTACGACAAAGTGGCCTTCTACTCGCCGGAAAACGTGCTCGTCTACTACAACCGCGCGGGCATACAAGCCCAGCTGGGGAATATCGAAAGCGCCGTCGAGGACTACTCGAAAGCCATCGAGCTTTACCCCGATTTCGCCAACGCCTACCTCAACCGCAGCCGTCTGCGCTATCTGCTCAAAGACGAGAGCGGTTCGCGCCGCGACCGCGACATCGCACAGCGCAAGATCGCCGAATACAAGACCCGCCTGAGCGACAGCACCTACTCGATCTACGCCGACACGACGCACCGCTTCGACCGCCTGCTGTCGTTCGATGCCAACGTCGCCGGCAGCACCTTCGGACGCATCGCCTCCAAGAGCGCCGACAACCGCCTTGCGCTGCTGCCGCTCTTCCGCTTCACGCTCCGCACGCCCGACAGCCTCTCCACCGTCACGGCGGGACGCTACCACTCGCAGCGCGAGGCCGATTTCCGCCGCCGCATCGACAACCGGTACCTGACGCTCACCGCCCGCGAGAGCAACGTGCCCGCCGACTCGCTCGTCATGCTGGACAAGCGTTACGCCCGCGAGCTGATGGCCGAACCCGCATCGTGGGAGCTGCTGTTCCAGCGAGGCATCACCCAGACGCTCATCAAGCAGTACACCAATGCCGTCGGGACGTTCACGTCGGCCATCGACCAGTATCCGGCCAACCCGTTCCTCTATCTGAACCGGTCGACCACGCGGGCGGAGATGATCGACTTCATCTCGTCGATCGACAACTCCTACCAGCGCATCACCATCGAGTCCGATCCGGCCAAGCGGTTGCAGAACTCGCAGTCGCGCACCTACAACTACGACGAGGCGATCGCCGACCTGAATAAGGCCGCGAAGCTATACCCAGACTTCCCCTACACCTATTACAATCGCGCGAACCTCATGGCGCTGTCGGGAAAACTGCCCGAAGCCTACAACGACTACACGAAAGCGATCGAGCTGAACCCCGCCTTCGCCGAAGCGTACTACAACCGCGGGCTGGTGCAGATTTTCATGAAGGACACGCGCAAGGGCTGTCTCGACATGTCGAAAGCCGGCGAACTGGGTATTCCGGAAGCCTACGAAATCCTGAAACAATACACCGCACTCGACCGATGA
- the era gene encoding GTPase Era — protein sequence MHKSGFVNIIGNPNVGKSTLMNALVGEKLSIITSKAQTTRHRILGIVNGDDFQIVFSDTPGILKPCYKLQESMMNFVRGALSDADVLLYVTDTVERDDERAAEIIDRIRQSGVPTLVVVNKIDLSTQEALEALVEKWRATLPDAEIIPISAREGFNIAGLFDRILALLPEGEPFYPKDTLTDKTLRFFASEIIREKILRNYDKEIPYSCEIEIEEYREEPGIDRISAVIYVARNSQKGILIGHKGEKLKKVGRQAREELEEFLRKKVFLQLFVKVSEDWRNDQRQLRRFGYDPQ from the coding sequence ATGCACAAATCGGGCTTTGTCAATATCATCGGAAATCCCAACGTCGGGAAGTCGACGCTGATGAACGCATTGGTGGGCGAGAAACTCTCCATCATCACCTCCAAGGCGCAGACCACGCGCCACCGCATTCTGGGCATCGTCAACGGCGACGATTTCCAGATCGTCTTCTCCGATACGCCGGGCATCCTGAAACCCTGTTACAAGTTGCAGGAGTCGATGATGAATTTCGTGCGCGGCGCCCTGTCGGACGCCGACGTGCTGCTCTACGTGACCGACACCGTCGAGCGGGACGACGAACGTGCGGCCGAGATCATCGACCGCATCCGCCAGAGCGGAGTGCCGACGCTGGTGGTGGTCAACAAGATCGACCTCTCGACGCAGGAGGCGCTCGAAGCGCTCGTCGAGAAGTGGCGCGCGACGCTGCCCGACGCCGAAATCATACCGATCTCGGCCAGGGAAGGATTCAACATCGCCGGCCTGTTCGACCGGATTCTGGCGCTGCTACCCGAAGGCGAACCCTTCTACCCGAAGGATACGCTCACGGACAAGACGCTGCGTTTCTTCGCCTCGGAGATCATCCGCGAAAAGATCCTGCGCAACTACGACAAGGAGATCCCTTACAGCTGCGAAATCGAGATCGAGGAGTACCGCGAGGAGCCCGGCATCGACCGCATTTCGGCCGTGATCTACGTGGCGCGCAACTCGCAGAAGGGAATCCTCATCGGGCACAAGGGCGAGAAGCTCAAAAAGGTCGGACGGCAGGCCCGCGAGGAGTTGGAGGAGTTCCTCCGGAAGAAGGTCTTCCTGCAACTCTTCGTCAAAGTCAGCGAAGACTGGCGCAACGACCAGCGGCAATTGCGGCGGTTCGGCTACGATCCCCAATAA
- the ffh gene encoding signal recognition particle protein gives MFENLTDKLERSFKILKGEGRITEINIAETLKEIRRALIDADVNYKVAKSFTDEVKQKALGQNVLTAVKPGQMMTKIVRDELAQLMGGTATDIRLEGTPAVILIAGLQGSGKTTFSGKLAAFLKEKKGRHVLLVAGDVYRPAAIDQLKVLGGQIGVEVYTEEGNTHPVEIAQNAIKYARQKGCNVVIVDTAGRLAVDEAMMQEITAIKAAVDPGETLFVVDAMTGQDAVNTAKEFNDRLDFDGVVLTKLDGDTRGGAAISIRSVVDKPLKFISSGEKMDALQVFHPERMADRILGMGDVVSLVERAQEQFDEAEARKLKKKLVKDQFNFNDFLAQINQIKKMGNLKDLASMIPGMGKALKGVEISDDVFKQTEAIIGSMTPAERERPEILNARRRERIAKGSGTTMADVNRLLKQFDDTRKMMKMVAGGGKMKLPQMPRGFRR, from the coding sequence ATGTTTGAAAACCTGACAGATAAACTCGAACGGTCGTTCAAGATCCTCAAAGGCGAAGGCCGCATCACAGAGATCAACATCGCCGAGACGCTCAAAGAGATCCGCCGTGCGCTGATCGACGCCGACGTCAACTACAAGGTCGCCAAGTCGTTCACCGACGAGGTGAAGCAGAAAGCGCTGGGTCAGAACGTGCTGACGGCTGTCAAGCCGGGGCAGATGATGACCAAGATCGTGCGCGACGAGCTGGCGCAGCTCATGGGCGGCACGGCCACCGACATCCGCTTGGAAGGCACTCCGGCCGTCATCCTGATCGCCGGTCTGCAAGGTTCGGGCAAGACGACCTTCTCGGGCAAGCTGGCCGCCTTCCTCAAAGAGAAGAAGGGGCGCCATGTGCTGCTCGTCGCCGGCGACGTCTACCGTCCGGCCGCCATCGACCAATTGAAGGTGCTGGGCGGTCAGATCGGCGTGGAGGTCTACACCGAAGAGGGAAACACGCACCCCGTGGAGATCGCGCAGAACGCGATCAAATACGCCCGCCAGAAGGGCTGCAATGTCGTAATCGTCGATACGGCGGGCCGTTTGGCCGTCGACGAGGCGATGATGCAGGAGATCACGGCGATCAAGGCCGCCGTCGATCCCGGCGAGACGCTCTTCGTGGTCGACGCCATGACGGGCCAGGATGCCGTGAACACGGCCAAGGAGTTCAACGACCGGCTCGATTTCGACGGCGTGGTGCTCACCAAGCTCGACGGCGACACGCGCGGCGGCGCCGCCATCTCGATCCGTTCGGTGGTCGACAAACCGCTGAAATTCATTTCGAGCGGCGAAAAGATGGACGCCCTGCAAGTCTTCCACCCCGAGCGTATGGCCGACCGCATTCTCGGCATGGGCGACGTGGTGTCGCTCGTGGAGCGCGCACAGGAGCAGTTCGACGAGGCCGAGGCGCGCAAACTGAAAAAGAAGCTCGTCAAGGATCAGTTCAACTTCAACGATTTCCTGGCGCAGATCAACCAGATCAAGAAGATGGGCAACCTCAAAGACCTCGCTTCGATGATCCCCGGCATGGGCAAGGCGCTCAAAGGCGTCGAGATTTCGGACGACGTCTTCAAGCAGACCGAGGCGATCATCGGCTCGATGACCCCCGCCGAACGCGAGCGCCCCGAAATCCTCAACGCGCGCCGCCGCGAACGCATCGCCAAAGGCAGCGGCACGACGATGGCCGACGTAAACCGCCTGCTGAAACAGTTCGACGACACGCGCAAAATGATGAAGATGGTCGCCGGCGGCGGTAAGATGAAGCTGCCCCAGATGCCGCGCGGTTTCCGTCGGTAA
- a CDS encoding L-ribulose-5-phosphate 4-epimerase yields the protein MLENLKEEVLEANLDLVRHGLVIFTWGNVSAIDRASGRVVIKPSGVEYEALKAEDMVVVDLDGNVVEGSLRPSSDTPTHLALYRAFEGIGGVVHTHSTYATTWAQAGLDIPSLGTTHADYFHRAVPCTGDMTHAQIDGDYEAETGAVIVERFRGLDPLHTPGVLVKNHGPFAWGRDAHEAVYNATVLEQVAKMAFVTKLLNPTAGIDPLLVEKHFRRKHGPDAYYGQK from the coding sequence ATGCTGGAAAATCTGAAAGAAGAGGTTCTCGAAGCGAACCTCGATTTGGTACGTCACGGTCTGGTTATCTTCACGTGGGGCAATGTCTCGGCCATCGACCGCGCGAGCGGACGGGTCGTCATCAAGCCGAGCGGCGTGGAGTACGAAGCCCTGAAAGCGGAAGACATGGTGGTGGTCGATCTCGACGGCAACGTCGTCGAAGGATCGCTCCGCCCTTCATCCGACACCCCGACCCACTTGGCGCTCTACCGCGCCTTCGAGGGGATCGGCGGCGTGGTACACACCCACTCGACCTACGCTACGACATGGGCGCAGGCGGGACTCGACATCCCCTCGCTGGGAACGACCCATGCCGATTATTTCCACCGCGCCGTCCCCTGTACGGGCGATATGACGCACGCGCAGATCGACGGCGACTACGAAGCCGAGACGGGCGCCGTGATCGTCGAGCGGTTCCGCGGCCTCGACCCGCTCCACACGCCGGGCGTACTGGTCAAGAACCACGGCCCCTTCGCATGGGGCCGCGACGCACACGAAGCGGTCTACAACGCGACGGTACTGGAACAGGTCGCCAAAATGGCCTTCGTCACCAAACTGCTCAACCCGACGGCCGGCATCGACCCCCTGCTCGTCGAGAAACATTTCCGGCGCAAACACGGCCCCGACGCCTACTACGGGCAGAAATGA
- a CDS encoding glycerophosphodiester phosphodiesterase — MKKLFLTIGFAAGTLMLAAQPQVVAHRGFHAAEGSWENTVSSLRNAQKLGVYGVEFDVNMTADDSLIVYHGPKILDTKLHAQKNRFAEIRAVKLPGGLEIPTLREFFAQGQKDPSTKLILEIKKHATPQRETQVVEAILRLAREMRLVPQIEFISFSRHACDEVLRLQPDAVVVYVSSDMAAMSPAEAKKRGYGGLSYQLNVLMNRPELVDEANRLGIATTLWMVNDCELIDWAARHGITYVSTDCPDKAEAYLEAVAAYKNKK; from the coding sequence ATGAAAAAATTATTTTTGACAATCGGATTCGCCGCGGGCACGCTGATGCTCGCCGCCCAGCCCCAAGTGGTCGCACACCGCGGATTCCATGCCGCAGAAGGATCGTGGGAAAATACCGTATCGAGCCTGCGCAACGCCCAGAAGCTGGGAGTCTACGGCGTGGAGTTCGACGTCAACATGACGGCCGACGACTCGCTGATCGTCTATCACGGGCCGAAGATTCTCGACACGAAACTTCATGCGCAGAAGAACCGCTTCGCCGAAATCCGCGCAGTGAAGTTGCCGGGCGGCCTCGAAATCCCCACCCTCCGGGAGTTCTTCGCACAGGGACAGAAAGACCCGTCGACCAAACTGATCCTCGAAATCAAGAAACACGCGACGCCGCAACGCGAGACGCAGGTCGTGGAGGCGATCCTCCGTCTGGCGCGCGAAATGCGGCTCGTGCCGCAGATCGAATTCATCTCGTTCAGCCGGCACGCCTGCGACGAAGTGCTCCGCCTGCAACCCGACGCCGTCGTCGTCTACGTCAGCAGCGACATGGCGGCTATGAGTCCCGCCGAAGCGAAAAAGCGGGGATACGGAGGTCTCTCCTACCAGCTCAACGTCCTGATGAACCGTCCCGAACTGGTCGACGAAGCCAACCGTCTCGGCATCGCCACCACACTCTGGATGGTCAACGACTGCGAACTGATCGACTGGGCGGCGCGCCACGGCATCACCTACGTTTCGACCGACTGTCCCGACAAGGCCGAAGCCTATCTGGAAGCCGTCGCAGCCTACAAGAACAAGAAATAA